A region of Clostridium acetobutylicum ATCC 824 DNA encodes the following proteins:
- the cysK gene encoding cysteine synthase A: protein MGKIYKNLIETIGRTPLVELSNYKEKNKIEGNILGKVEYFNPSGSIKDRIAYSMIKNAEEQGLINKDTVIIEPTSGNTGVGLAFIAAAKGYKLILTMPETMSVERRKLLTAYGAEIVLTSGVEGMTGAIKKANELASENPNSFIPQQFKNPSNPAIHEVTTGIEIWEDTDGKVDAVVAGVGTGGTITGIAKTLREKNKDIKIIAVEPATSPVLSGGKAGPHKIQGIGAGFVPDVYEAELIDEIIQVKNEDAFASAKELAREEGILAGISSGAALFAAKEVASRPEFKGKNVVVILPDSGQRYLSMSVFD, encoded by the coding sequence ATGGGTAAAATCTATAAGAACTTAATTGAAACTATTGGAAGAACTCCATTAGTAGAACTTTCAAATTACAAAGAAAAAAATAAAATTGAGGGAAATATTCTAGGAAAGGTAGAGTACTTTAATCCATCAGGAAGCATAAAAGATAGAATTGCATATTCAATGATAAAAAATGCAGAAGAACAGGGGTTAATAAATAAGGATACAGTTATAATAGAACCAACAAGCGGAAATACTGGAGTTGGTCTTGCATTTATAGCAGCAGCAAAGGGATATAAGCTTATATTAACAATGCCTGAAACTATGAGTGTTGAAAGAAGAAAGCTTTTGACAGCATATGGAGCTGAAATAGTTCTTACTTCAGGAGTTGAAGGAATGACGGGAGCTATTAAAAAGGCAAATGAGCTTGCAAGTGAAAATCCTAATTCTTTTATACCACAGCAGTTCAAAAATCCATCAAATCCAGCTATACATGAAGTTACAACTGGAATAGAAATATGGGAGGATACTGATGGAAAAGTTGATGCAGTAGTTGCAGGAGTAGGAACAGGTGGTACTATAACAGGTATTGCTAAAACTCTTAGAGAAAAAAATAAAGATATAAAAATTATAGCAGTAGAACCAGCAACTTCACCAGTACTTTCTGGAGGAAAAGCAGGTCCTCACAAGATTCAGGGAATAGGAGCCGGATTTGTTCCTGATGTATATGAAGCAGAATTAATAGATGAGATAATTCAAGTTAAAAATGAAGATGCATTTGCTTCTGCCAAAGAGCTTGCTAGAGAAGAGGGAATACTTGCAGGAATATCATCAGGTGCAGCACTATTTGCGGCTAAAGAGGTTGCATCAAGACCAGAATTCAAGGGTAAGAATGTTGTTGTGATTCTTCCTGATAGCGGTCAAAGATATTTATCAATGTCTGTATTTGATTAA
- a CDS encoding RrF2 family transcriptional regulator has protein sequence MKISTKGRYGLKAMIDLAVNSVNDIVTLKSISQREKISEGYLEQIFSALRKKGLVKGRKGSQGGYVLGKSMKEITVADILNALEGDLSVVERDENEILKEDKLDNFIRGNVWTKINMAIEEVVVSITLEDLVMDYNNVLNSSYMYYI, from the coding sequence ATGAAAATATCAACTAAAGGACGTTATGGATTAAAGGCTATGATTGATTTGGCTGTAAATTCAGTGAATGATATTGTTACATTAAAAAGTATATCTCAGAGAGAGAAAATATCAGAAGGATATCTTGAACAAATTTTTTCTGCCCTTAGAAAGAAAGGTTTAGTTAAGGGAAGGAAAGGTTCTCAAGGTGGATATGTACTTGGAAAAAGTATGAAAGAAATAACAGTAGCGGACATATTAAATGCCTTAGAAGGCGATCTTTCAGTAGTTGAAAGAGATGAAAACGAGATATTAAAGGAAGATAAGCTTGATAATTTTATAAGGGGTAATGTCTGGACTAAGATTAATATGGCTATCGAAGAAGTTGTTGTTTCTATTACATTAGAGGATTTAGTTATGGATTATAATAATGTGCTAAATTCAAGTTACATGTATTATATTTAG
- a CDS encoding glucose-1-phosphate adenylyltransferase — protein sequence MSKKEIIAMILAGGQGSRLGILTRRTAKPAVPFGGKYRIIDFTLSNCSNSGIDTVGVLTQYKPLALNSHIGIGSPWDLDRTSGGVSVLPPYMKETGGNWYKGTANAIYQNRHFIENYDPEYVVILSGDHIYKMNYLEMLDFHKKKNADATIAVFEVPLNEASRFGIMNTDEDDRINEFEEKPKKPKNNLASMGIYIFNWRFLKRFLEEDARDESSNNDFGKNIIPNMLNKKRKLYAYRFNGYWKDVGTIQSLWEANMDLLDDNNSLNIYDPKWKIYSVNPTMPPQYIACNSDVKRSLVVEGCIVLGKVYNSVLFPGVYIGRDTIITNSVIMPNVIVGNNVIIKKSIIGSNARVDDNVIVGTNDNISVVGAGSKVKESIIQ from the coding sequence TTGTCAAAGAAAGAAATTATAGCTATGATTCTTGCAGGTGGTCAAGGAAGCAGACTCGGTATACTTACTAGAAGAACAGCAAAACCTGCAGTACCATTTGGTGGTAAATATAGAATTATTGATTTTACACTAAGTAATTGTTCTAACTCCGGAATAGATACTGTAGGAGTTTTAACTCAATACAAGCCATTAGCACTAAATTCTCATATAGGTATCGGAAGTCCATGGGATTTAGATAGAACCAGCGGTGGAGTGAGCGTTCTTCCTCCATACATGAAGGAGACTGGGGGAAATTGGTACAAAGGAACTGCCAATGCTATTTATCAAAACAGACATTTTATAGAGAATTATGATCCTGAATACGTGGTCATATTATCGGGAGATCACATATATAAGATGAACTATTTAGAAATGCTTGATTTCCATAAGAAAAAAAATGCTGATGCAACAATTGCTGTATTCGAAGTTCCTTTAAATGAAGCCAGCAGATTCGGCATTATGAACACTGACGAAGACGATAGAATAAATGAATTTGAAGAAAAGCCAAAAAAACCAAAAAACAATCTAGCTTCTATGGGCATATATATTTTCAACTGGAGATTCCTTAAAAGATTTTTAGAAGAAGATGCAAGAGATGAATCCTCAAACAATGATTTCGGCAAAAATATAATTCCTAATATGCTTAATAAAAAAAGAAAACTCTATGCCTATAGATTTAATGGCTATTGGAAAGATGTTGGTACAATTCAAAGCTTATGGGAAGCCAATATGGATTTATTAGATGATAACAATAGTTTAAATATATATGATCCTAAATGGAAAATTTATTCTGTAAACCCTACTATGCCTCCTCAATACATAGCCTGCAATTCCGATGTGAAAAGATCTTTGGTGGTTGAAGGATGTATAGTATTAGGGAAAGTATACAATTCTGTGTTATTTCCTGGTGTTTATATTGGAAGGGATACAATTATAACAAATTCCGTAATCATGCCAAATGTAATCGTAGGTAATAATGTAATTATTAAAAAATCTATAATAGGTAGTAATGCAAGAGTAGATGATAACGTAATTGTAGGTACTAATGACAATATCTCTGTGGTAGGTGCAGGAAGTAAAGTAAAGGAAAGCATTATACAATAA
- the glgD gene encoding glucose-1-phosphate adenylyltransferase subunit GlgD, which translates to MLNNYMSILSLNENDNDIKSLTKARPLASIPIAGRYRIIDFILSNLVNSGVKNIGILTQCKSRSLLDHLGSGKPWDLDRKLNGLFIFNFSGITSTLSDIEMLKSNMEYLYRSTQEKVILSSSAVICNIDFQRAAEFHEKSGKDITLIYKRTNNGKRKFLNCSVLNMDKNNNVISIGKNTGLDDVQNISLGMFIMNKKLLINILNNCIRTGFSLSLKQCIRKHMNNFTVNAYEFNGYAEYIDSVKSYYKVNMDMLNLDINREVFFKNGLIYTKVKDEAPTKYFNDSEVCNSLIANGSLIHGQIENSIIGRRVTISKGARIKNCVIMQNCTIKENVDLTNVIVDKNVIIDENTVLKGGKEFPLVIEKKSIYSEV; encoded by the coding sequence ATGCTAAATAACTATATGTCAATTCTAAGCTTAAATGAAAATGATAATGATATAAAAAGTCTTACAAAAGCAAGGCCTCTAGCCTCCATCCCAATTGCAGGAAGATACAGAATTATAGATTTTATACTTTCCAATCTTGTAAATTCAGGAGTTAAAAATATTGGTATATTAACTCAGTGTAAATCAAGATCTCTACTCGACCATCTTGGATCAGGTAAACCTTGGGATTTAGATCGAAAATTAAATGGCTTATTTATATTTAATTTTAGTGGTATAACTTCTACTCTAAGCGATATAGAAATGTTAAAAAGTAATATGGAGTATTTATATAGAAGCACACAGGAGAAAGTAATCCTCTCCTCATCTGCAGTTATATGCAACATAGATTTTCAAAGAGCTGCAGAATTTCATGAAAAGTCTGGTAAAGACATAACCCTTATATACAAAAGAACCAATAATGGTAAACGAAAATTTTTAAACTGCAGTGTATTAAATATGGATAAAAACAATAATGTTATAAGTATTGGCAAAAATACCGGTTTAGATGATGTACAGAATATATCTCTTGGCATGTTTATCATGAATAAAAAGTTATTGATAAACATATTAAATAATTGTATAAGAACCGGATTTTCACTTAGCTTAAAACAATGTATCCGTAAGCATATGAATAATTTCACCGTAAATGCTTATGAATTTAATGGCTATGCAGAGTATATAGATTCAGTAAAATCTTACTATAAAGTCAATATGGATATGCTAAACCTTGACATTAACAGAGAGGTTTTCTTTAAAAATGGTCTTATATACACTAAAGTAAAAGATGAGGCTCCAACAAAATACTTTAATGACTCTGAGGTATGTAACTCCCTTATAGCAAACGGTTCTTTAATACACGGACAAATTGAAAATAGTATAATCGGAAGAAGAGTTACTATTTCTAAGGGAGCTAGAATTAAAAATTGCGTTATAATGCAAAATTGCACAATAAAAGAAAATGTGGATTTAACTAACGTTATAGTAGATAAAAATGTAATAATCGATGAAAACACAGTTCTAAAAGGAGGAAAAGAATTCCCTCTTGTTATAGAAAAAAAATCCATTTACTCTGAAGTTTAA
- the glgA gene encoding glycogen synthase GlgA: MKILFASSESYPFIKTGGLGDVSYALPKALRKIGIDARVIIPKYSDIPEYFRYNTHHIASFGVPVGWRSQYGGLEYYEYDGVPFYFIDNDYYFKRSGLYGYYDDGERFAYFSRGVLQAITYMQDFNPDIIQCNDWQTAIIPVLLKDHYRNYRNYNHIKTIFTIHNLKYQGVFGKSVLGELLCLNEGYYNENALKFYDGISFMKGGILFSDKLSTVSRTYAEEIKDPYYGEHLDGLLRSRSYDLWGIVNGIDYDILNPETDKDLFFNFDSSTLYNKTKNKIELQKMLNLPVSENIPMIGIVSRLVSQKGLDLISCVLEDLLQDGIQLVVLGTGDAKYENMFKYFAWKYPNKLSANIQFNNSLAQKIYGASDMFLMPSKFEPCGIGQLIALRYGSLPIVRETGGLKDTVRPFNPITGEGNGFSFTNYNAHDMLHVIRNAEYFYYNEKYNWNKLVQTAMNDDNSWSKSAEIYRNLYMSVL; encoded by the coding sequence TTGAAAATTTTATTTGCTTCTTCTGAAAGTTATCCTTTTATAAAAACAGGTGGGCTTGGTGATGTATCCTATGCCCTTCCTAAAGCTTTAAGAAAAATAGGAATTGATGCAAGAGTAATAATTCCAAAATATTCAGATATACCTGAATACTTTAGATATAATACTCACCATATTGCAAGTTTTGGTGTTCCAGTTGGCTGGAGGAGTCAGTATGGAGGCCTTGAATACTATGAATACGATGGAGTTCCTTTTTACTTCATAGATAACGACTACTATTTCAAAAGATCTGGACTTTATGGATACTATGATGATGGAGAACGCTTCGCCTATTTTTCAAGAGGAGTACTTCAAGCCATAACTTATATGCAGGACTTTAATCCAGATATTATTCAATGCAACGATTGGCAAACAGCGATAATACCTGTTCTTCTTAAAGATCATTATCGAAATTACAGAAACTATAATCATATAAAAACTATATTTACAATACACAATCTAAAATATCAAGGTGTTTTTGGAAAATCAGTACTTGGAGAGCTTTTGTGTTTAAATGAAGGCTATTATAACGAAAATGCATTAAAGTTTTACGATGGTATTTCCTTTATGAAAGGCGGTATTTTATTTTCAGATAAACTTTCAACTGTAAGCAGAACTTATGCTGAAGAAATTAAAGACCCTTATTATGGAGAACATCTTGATGGCTTACTTAGAAGTCGTTCTTATGACTTATGGGGTATTGTAAATGGAATTGATTACGATATATTAAATCCTGAAACAGACAAAGACTTGTTTTTTAATTTTGATTCTTCAACCTTGTATAATAAAACAAAAAATAAAATAGAGCTTCAAAAAATGCTGAATTTACCTGTGTCAGAAAATATACCAATGATAGGTATAGTCTCTAGACTTGTAAGTCAAAAAGGTTTAGATTTAATTTCCTGCGTTTTAGAAGACTTACTTCAAGATGGAATACAACTTGTAGTACTTGGTACTGGTGATGCTAAATATGAAAATATGTTTAAATATTTCGCATGGAAGTACCCAAATAAACTATCTGCAAATATTCAATTCAATAACAGCTTAGCTCAAAAAATATATGGTGCATCCGATATGTTCTTAATGCCTTCAAAATTCGAACCTTGTGGTATAGGACAATTAATAGCTCTTAGATACGGTAGTCTCCCTATAGTACGTGAGACAGGAGGTCTTAAAGACACTGTAAGACCTTTTAATCCAATAACAGGTGAAGGAAATGGTTTCTCTTTTACCAATTATAATGCACATGATATGCTGCATGTTATAAGAAATGCAGAATATTTCTATTACAACGAAAAATACAATTGGAATAAGCTTGTACAAACTGCAATGAATGATGATAACAGTTGGAGTAAATCAGCAGAAATTTACAGAAATTTGTACATGTCAGTACTTTAA
- a CDS encoding CBM20 domain-containing protein has product MAKTTSKKTQTNTKSSSKTVKTSASITEASKKKSSAPTKRVAKSRATAKNQTISNDKKPKKTKVVKSVDFVDVTFILNKTSTSIGENIFISGNIKELGNWTIDNAIKLSTDESIYPTWKTQIKLPINTEVEFKFLLLKEGEDKNSAVWENSGNRILIVTENTKVYECDWA; this is encoded by the coding sequence ATGGCAAAAACAACATCCAAAAAAACTCAGACTAACACAAAAAGCTCATCTAAAACTGTAAAAACTTCTGCTTCTATTACTGAAGCTTCTAAAAAAAAATCAAGTGCGCCTACTAAAAGGGTTGCAAAATCTAGAGCTACTGCTAAAAATCAAACCATATCTAATGATAAAAAGCCTAAAAAGACTAAAGTTGTTAAATCAGTAGATTTTGTTGACGTTACATTTATTTTAAACAAAACTTCAACTTCTATAGGTGAAAATATATTTATTTCTGGAAATATAAAAGAATTAGGCAATTGGACTATAGATAATGCAATTAAACTTAGTACAGACGAATCAATATATCCAACCTGGAAAACTCAAATTAAACTTCCGATAAACACAGAAGTTGAATTCAAATTTTTACTATTAAAAGAAGGAGAAGATAAAAATTCTGCAGTTTGGGAGAATTCGGGTAATAGAATTTTAATTGTCACTGAAAACACTAAAGTATATGAATGTGATTGGGCTTAA